The following coding sequences are from one Formosa haliotis window:
- a CDS encoding RagB/SusD family nutrient uptake outer membrane protein: MKTKNIFYSLTIAITFFVSSCVSDADLDQSDPNFETADKFWQDDTDALEGVNAVYGSLLTDGSYMRSTPLLLDLKGDGTKSNSPWGAMANIGRFNTSVSDASIYGWAFETFYQGVYRANQVLENVPGIDMEDDALKRRILGQAHFLRGLYFFHLVNLFKNVPIPLTSLEIYHEQKTQEEGWQQVKADLEAAAELLPESYYDFTGLDAGQVGRATKGAALAYLGKMYLFTGDFASAKSAFESVINSGNYDLVANYSDNFTLYNENNSESIFEVQFSREAGGVDLGWGGAPASGWGKTSARAITYGPPTFGFTDVQPTRILFDDFHKEATITGEVDPRLDATMFYNKPGGMMLYGVDFATHYGANPSYLNDLFVAKYQNSDGSRADEYDWRSGINERIMRYADVLLMYAECLNELGQTDAAYGYIQQVRDRVNLPDLAITKPGMSQQQMRDQIAHERFLEFPLEGHRFDDIRRWGWLQDPSKLEWLKSRDPEYGSYVPGREYFPIPQAEMDNNPLVTEQNPGY; encoded by the coding sequence ATGAAAACCAAAAATATATTTTATTCACTTACTATAGCTATTACATTTTTTGTTTCAAGCTGTGTAAGTGATGCAGATCTTGATCAATCAGATCCAAATTTTGAAACTGCCGATAAATTTTGGCAAGATGATACTGATGCCCTTGAAGGCGTAAATGCTGTGTATGGAAGTTTATTAACCGATGGTTCTTATATGAGAAGTACGCCACTATTATTAGATTTAAAAGGAGATGGAACAAAAAGTAATAGTCCTTGGGGGGCTATGGCAAACATTGGACGTTTTAATACTAGTGTTTCCGATGCTTCAATTTATGGGTGGGCTTTTGAAACATTTTATCAAGGCGTATATAGAGCAAACCAAGTATTAGAAAATGTACCAGGGATAGACATGGAAGACGACGCTTTAAAAAGGAGAATTTTGGGTCAAGCTCATTTTTTAAGAGGACTTTACTTTTTTCATTTGGTGAATTTGTTTAAAAATGTTCCAATACCCTTAACAAGTTTAGAAATCTATCACGAACAAAAAACACAAGAAGAGGGTTGGCAGCAAGTAAAAGCAGATCTCGAGGCAGCTGCAGAGTTATTACCAGAAAGCTACTATGATTTTACAGGATTAGATGCTGGACAAGTTGGTCGTGCTACCAAAGGAGCAGCCCTAGCTTATTTAGGTAAAATGTATTTATTTACAGGAGATTTTGCTTCAGCAAAGTCAGCTTTTGAATCCGTTATAAATTCTGGAAATTATGATTTAGTCGCCAATTACAGCGATAACTTTACCTTATACAATGAAAATAATTCTGAATCTATTTTTGAAGTTCAATTTAGTAGAGAGGCAGGTGGTGTAGATTTAGGTTGGGGAGGAGCTCCTGCATCAGGTTGGGGTAAAACTTCGGCTAGAGCAATTACCTATGGTCCACCAACTTTTGGATTTACAGATGTACAACCAACAAGGATATTATTCGATGATTTTCATAAAGAAGCAACAATTACAGGTGAAGTAGATCCGCGTTTAGATGCTACCATGTTTTATAATAAACCGGGAGGTATGATGTTATATGGAGTAGACTTCGCTACGCATTATGGTGCAAATCCATCTTACTTAAATGATCTTTTTGTTGCAAAATATCAAAATTCAGACGGTAGTCGAGCTGACGAATATGATTGGAGATCTGGGATTAATGAACGGATTATGCGTTACGCAGACGTATTGTTAATGTATGCAGAATGTTTAAATGAGTTAGGACAAACAGATGCAGCTTATGGGTATATTCAACAAGTAAGAGACCGTGTTAATTTACCAGATTTAGCCATTACTAAGCCAGGAATGAGTCAACAACAAATGAGAGATCAAATCGCTCATGAGCGTTTTTTAGAATTTCCTTTAGAAGGGCATAGATTTGATGATATTCGTCGTTGGGGATGGTTACAAGATCCTTCAAAACTAGAATGGTTAAAATCTAGAGACCCTGAATATGGAAGTTATGTTCCGGGAAGAGAATATTTTCCGATTCCCCAAGCAGAAATGGATAACAACCCTTTAGTTACAGAACAGAATCCAGGATATTAA
- a CDS encoding alpha-N-arabinofuranosidase, protein MKKRHKIISVFSLALCLAQPIVAQDVEFALKAQDNAPQISKHIYGHFAEHLGRCIYDGIYVGENNANIPNTNGVRNDVIAALKALKIPNLRWPGGCFADTYHWKDGIGPKENRPAIVNQWWGGSTEDNSFGTHDFLNLCEVLDTEPYLAANVGSGTVQEFTDWIQYVGHDGVSPMADLRKENGREKSWNVKYWGVGNEMWGCGGHMTPEYYANLYRQYATFMTSWTNDSKLFRIASGANVADYHWTEVLMREIPKNLIEGVALHSYSFVKWENKSSDTKFNEAQYFGTMQTALKMEELIQKHTDIMDKYDPDNKVALIVDEWGGWYESETPEKGVLYQQNTMRDAMIAGTTLNIFNNHADRVKMANLAQTVNVLQAVILTEGEKMILTPTYHVMKMYTVHHDATLIPVNYKSPKYTVDGKSLDAISISASKDKTGNVNMSLVNIDANKSITVKINVKDLGVHNVEASILNSKKLQDHNSFDNPNKISPKEFKDFKLKKDELTLTLPPFSVVVVTSKK, encoded by the coding sequence ATGAAAAAAAGACATAAAATTATTTCAGTATTTAGCTTGGCTTTATGCTTAGCTCAACCGATTGTAGCTCAAGACGTGGAGTTTGCTTTAAAAGCGCAGGATAATGCGCCACAAATTAGTAAACATATTTATGGGCATTTTGCAGAACATCTAGGAAGGTGTATTTATGATGGTATTTATGTTGGCGAAAATAATGCTAATATACCAAATACTAATGGTGTTAGAAATGATGTTATTGCTGCCCTTAAGGCATTGAAGATTCCGAATTTAAGATGGCCTGGAGGATGCTTCGCTGATACCTACCATTGGAAAGATGGTATAGGCCCTAAAGAAAATAGACCTGCTATTGTTAATCAGTGGTGGGGGGGCTCTACAGAGGACAATAGTTTTGGAACTCATGATTTCTTGAACCTTTGTGAGGTTTTAGATACAGAACCGTATTTAGCAGCTAATGTTGGTAGTGGTACGGTTCAAGAATTTACAGATTGGATTCAGTATGTAGGCCATGATGGGGTTAGTCCAATGGCAGATTTAAGAAAAGAAAATGGAAGAGAGAAATCTTGGAATGTAAAATACTGGGGTGTTGGTAACGAAATGTGGGGATGCGGTGGCCATATGACACCAGAGTATTACGCTAACTTATATAGACAATATGCAACTTTTATGACGAGTTGGACTAACGATTCAAAATTATTCAGAATCGCATCCGGTGCTAATGTTGCAGATTATCATTGGACGGAAGTGTTAATGCGAGAAATTCCTAAAAATTTAATAGAAGGGGTGGCACTTCACTCGTATTCCTTTGTAAAGTGGGAGAATAAAAGTTCCGATACTAAATTTAATGAAGCTCAGTATTTTGGAACTATGCAAACCGCTCTTAAAATGGAGGAATTAATACAAAAGCACACCGATATTATGGATAAATACGATCCAGACAATAAAGTAGCCTTAATTGTTGACGAATGGGGTGGCTGGTACGAAAGTGAAACACCAGAAAAAGGTGTGTTGTATCAACAAAATACCATGAGAGATGCTATGATTGCTGGAACCACATTAAACATATTTAACAACCATGCAGACCGAGTTAAAATGGCAAATCTGGCACAAACTGTAAATGTATTACAAGCTGTAATTCTTACAGAAGGAGAGAAAATGATTTTAACTCCTACTTATCACGTTATGAAAATGTACACCGTACATCACGATGCTACATTAATTCCAGTAAATTATAAGTCTCCTAAATATACGGTTGATGGTAAATCCTTAGATGCTATTTCAATTTCTGCATCAAAAGATAAAACAGGCAATGTAAATATGTCGTTAGTTAATATAGATGCTAACAAATCAATTACTGTAAAAATTAATGTTAAAGATTTAGGTGTTCATAATGTAGAAGCATCAATTCTGAATTCTAAGAAATTACAAGATCATAATTCCTTCGATAATCCTAATAAGATTAGTCCAAAAGAATTTAAAGATTTTAAATTGAAGAAAGATGAGCTAACATTAACATTACCTCCTTTTTCAGTTGTTGTAGTTACAAGTAAAAAATAA
- a CDS encoding transketolase family protein encodes MNKQNNQHAADNIRALAVAMVEKAKSGHPGGPMGGADFMHILYSEFFNYDPTDMEWPFRDRFFMDAGHLSTLMYAQYYLLGNYAKDDVANFRQWGSNTPGHPEVDVKRGIENTSGPLGQGHTMGVGAAIGAKFLQAKFGDWMNHKVYGFISDGGIQEEVSQGAGRIAGHLGLSNFIMFFDSNDIQLSTSTDEVTTEDTAMKYESWGWKVVTIDGHNHDEIRKALKDANAETEKPTLIIGKTIMGKGCVTADGGMFEGYCELHGQPIGATGADYEKTLENLGADVNNPFEIYPEVADLYKNIIAEKTAKAAEKKAEINTWREANPVLAEKLDFFFSGELPELDFNIPQKEGLATRAASSAVLGYLAENVENMIVSSADLSNSDKTDGFLKKTHAMKKGDFSGAFLQAGVAELTMACIANGLALHGGIIPVVATFFVFSDYMKPAIRLSGIQELGVKYVWTHDAFRVGEDGPTHQPIEQEAQIRLLEKLKNHSGNPSFLALRPADSAETNVAWKMALENKNTPSGLILSRQGIKDVAPQGASRYQEALAAEKGGYLVKEVENPDVVLIANGSEVSTLLAAAEILEAEKGLKVNIASVISEGVFRLQSKAYQNSVIPQDKPLFGLTAGLPVNLEGLVGANGKVFGVDHFGYSAPAGVLDQKFGFTGEKVSNEVLDYLKTVYKTI; translated from the coding sequence ATGAACAAACAAAATAATCAGCATGCAGCAGATAATATTAGAGCATTAGCTGTTGCTATGGTAGAAAAGGCGAAATCAGGTCACCCAGGTGGCCCTATGGGTGGTGCAGATTTTATGCACATTTTATACTCAGAATTTTTTAATTATGACCCTACGGATATGGAGTGGCCTTTTAGAGACCGTTTCTTTATGGATGCTGGCCACTTATCTACTTTAATGTACGCACAGTATTACCTATTAGGAAACTATGCTAAAGATGATGTTGCTAATTTCAGACAATGGGGTTCTAACACACCTGGTCACCCAGAAGTTGATGTAAAACGTGGTATTGAAAACACCTCTGGACCATTAGGGCAAGGACACACGATGGGTGTGGGAGCTGCTATTGGTGCGAAGTTTTTACAAGCTAAATTTGGCGATTGGATGAACCATAAAGTTTATGGATTTATTTCTGATGGTGGTATTCAAGAAGAAGTTTCTCAAGGTGCTGGGCGTATTGCTGGACACTTAGGCTTAAGCAATTTTATCATGTTTTTCGATTCTAACGATATCCAGTTATCAACATCTACCGATGAGGTGACTACCGAAGATACGGCTATGAAATACGAGTCCTGGGGATGGAAAGTTGTTACTATCGATGGGCATAACCACGACGAAATTAGAAAAGCGTTAAAGGATGCTAATGCTGAAACAGAAAAACCAACCTTAATTATTGGTAAAACCATTATGGGTAAAGGTTGTGTAACTGCCGATGGTGGTATGTTTGAAGGTTATTGCGAGTTACATGGTCAGCCAATTGGAGCTACTGGTGCCGATTACGAAAAAACATTAGAAAATTTAGGAGCAGACGTTAATAATCCTTTTGAGATTTATCCTGAAGTAGCCGATTTATATAAAAATATTATTGCTGAAAAAACAGCCAAAGCCGCTGAAAAGAAAGCAGAAATTAATACGTGGAGGGAAGCTAATCCTGTATTAGCAGAGAAATTAGACTTCTTCTTCTCTGGAGAATTACCAGAATTAGATTTTAACATTCCTCAAAAAGAAGGTTTAGCAACTAGAGCAGCGTCTTCAGCAGTTTTAGGGTACCTTGCTGAAAATGTAGAAAACATGATTGTGTCTTCTGCTGATTTATCAAATTCAGATAAAACCGATGGTTTCTTAAAGAAAACTCACGCGATGAAAAAAGGTGATTTTTCAGGAGCCTTTTTACAAGCTGGTGTTGCCGAGTTAACTATGGCTTGTATCGCAAACGGATTAGCTTTACACGGTGGTATCATCCCTGTGGTAGCAACATTCTTCGTGTTTTCAGATTATATGAAACCAGCCATTCGTTTAAGTGGTATTCAAGAATTGGGTGTTAAATATGTATGGACACACGATGCTTTTAGAGTAGGAGAAGATGGTCCAACACACCAACCAATCGAGCAAGAAGCGCAAATTCGTTTACTTGAAAAATTAAAAAACCACAGCGGAAACCCAAGTTTCTTAGCGTTACGTCCTGCCGATTCAGCAGAAACAAACGTAGCTTGGAAAATGGCGCTTGAAAATAAAAATACACCTTCTGGTTTAATCCTTTCTAGACAAGGTATTAAAGATGTTGCTCCTCAAGGCGCATCAAGATACCAAGAGGCTTTAGCTGCCGAAAAAGGTGGGTATTTAGTGAAAGAAGTTGAAAACCCAGATGTAGTGCTTATCGCAAACGGATCTGAAGTTTCTACTTTATTAGCTGCTGCTGAAATTTTAGAAGCTGAAAAAGGCTTAAAAGTAAACATTGCTTCTGTAATTTCTGAAGGTGTTTTCAGATTACAATCTAAAGCCTATCAAAACAGTGTTATTCCACAAGACAAACCATTATTTGGTTTAACAGCTGGTTTACCGGTGAACTTAGAAGGTCTTGTTGGTGCTAACGGAAAAGTGTTTGGAGTCGATCATTTCGGTTATTCTGCGCCTGCAGGTGTATTGGACCAGAAATTCGGATTCACAGGCGAAAAAGTAAGCAACGAAGTGTTAGATTATTTAAAAACAGTATATAAAACTATATAA
- a CDS encoding SusC/RagA family TonB-linked outer membrane protein, whose protein sequence is MVTTKHFINNHLTLRLVKRFCVMIMVLLSASIYAQQKTITGTVTSATDGMTLPGVNVILKNTTTGAVSDFDGKYSIDASAGDVLVFLFLGYKQQEVVVGSQSTINVKLNEDISALDEVVVVGYGAKKKSDLTGSVSVVDVDDAKKTITYDVAKMLQGQAPGVTVQSSGEPGGFVNIKIRGITSFRNNNPLFVIDGVIVDNPYDFATGDIESIQVLKDASSAAIYGARGANGVVIITTKKGKEGKLDLSYKMTTGFQNIPKNRRYELADREQYQELVRTAETNANNQGFGVPTSPANYPDSSSFISDVDTDWQDEAFTTGVLENHTLNLSGGAETLNYNVNLDYFKNTGYLKTPQEYERYTATMNINGQKGKFKYGSKFSYSLSDKESFNEYNAGTSSIINLLQAIPTMPVYDSNRLGGYGGTDGITQRAISLNVIGFNNLITNENKRNRFVGNAWGEYEILKGFKYKLSVSADRTNWDSRFFNPESDLGWYYITTAEEAALDVNSGNTTRTIINNLLTYDFNLGEKNTFNLLGGIIQERNQYYNLRARGVGYASGTIPHLEYADNRDASEYESEETYKSYIARFDYAYDDRYLLTANFRQDKSSKFAQRNNTGNYYSVSGAWKVHNDFNLPEWWNTFKIRGGYGQLGNNTIGLYEFALNLNPFASYNFGNELAPGTTVVKIVDNDIKWEDTESTNVAAEFGMLNNRLQFTAEYFMKQSTDLLADIPIPYSSGSFPILLTTNAGTVRNTGLEFTLSYGDSKENFSYHISGNLGTLKNEILKIGVDDTPISAGVSRTEVGRSAGELYVYETEGLFQSQEEIDNHAFQSGAAPGDVKFRDVNGDGQISDEDRTFQGNVIPKLNFGLNLSASYKNLDFSCFFQGAAGHKIYNGTYQNLMLGDLVNSSTDMLNYWTPENTNTNIPRPVIGDPNANNRASDRFIEDGDYVRLQSLELGYNIPIGTKVFKRARIFASGQNLFVITDYSGYDPDFISDGLFNRGFEFGSFPNPRTFAIGVQLDF, encoded by the coding sequence ATGGTAACAACCAAACATTTTATTAATAATCATTTAACATTAAGACTTGTAAAGCGTTTTTGTGTAATGATTATGGTTTTGTTGTCGGCAAGTATTTATGCCCAACAGAAAACCATCACAGGAACCGTAACATCTGCCACAGATGGTATGACACTGCCTGGTGTTAATGTGATATTGAAAAATACGACAACAGGAGCTGTATCTGATTTTGATGGGAAATACTCAATAGATGCATCTGCCGGTGATGTATTGGTATTTCTCTTTTTAGGTTACAAGCAACAGGAAGTTGTAGTAGGTAGCCAATCAACTATCAATGTGAAATTAAATGAAGATATATCTGCATTAGATGAAGTTGTAGTGGTAGGATATGGAGCTAAAAAGAAATCAGATCTAACAGGTTCTGTAAGTGTAGTAGATGTAGATGATGCAAAGAAAACTATTACTTATGATGTGGCTAAAATGCTTCAAGGTCAAGCGCCAGGGGTAACAGTACAATCTTCTGGTGAACCAGGTGGCTTTGTGAATATAAAAATTAGAGGTATTACATCTTTCAGAAATAATAATCCCTTATTTGTAATAGACGGAGTAATTGTAGATAATCCTTACGATTTTGCTACAGGTGATATTGAATCTATACAAGTGTTAAAAGATGCATCCTCTGCTGCTATTTATGGGGCTCGTGGGGCAAATGGAGTGGTTATAATAACTACTAAAAAAGGTAAGGAAGGTAAATTAGACCTTAGTTATAAAATGACTACAGGATTTCAAAATATACCAAAAAATAGAAGATATGAATTAGCAGATAGAGAGCAATATCAAGAATTAGTTAGAACCGCAGAAACTAATGCAAATAATCAAGGTTTTGGAGTGCCTACTTCGCCTGCTAATTACCCAGATAGTAGCTCATTTATTAGTGATGTTGATACAGATTGGCAGGACGAAGCATTTACCACAGGTGTTTTAGAAAACCATACTTTAAATTTAAGTGGTGGAGCAGAAACTTTAAATTATAATGTTAATCTTGATTATTTTAAAAATACAGGTTATTTAAAAACTCCCCAAGAATATGAGCGTTATACAGCAACTATGAATATTAACGGTCAAAAAGGTAAGTTTAAATATGGTTCTAAGTTTTCATATTCCTTATCAGATAAAGAAAGCTTTAATGAATATAATGCAGGTACAAGTTCAATAATTAATCTATTACAGGCCATTCCAACAATGCCAGTTTATGATTCTAATCGTTTAGGAGGTTACGGAGGAACCGATGGTATCACACAACGTGCTATTTCTTTAAATGTTATTGGTTTTAATAATTTAATTACAAACGAAAATAAAAGAAATCGATTTGTTGGAAATGCATGGGGGGAATATGAAATACTAAAAGGATTCAAATATAAATTAAGTGTAAGTGCAGACCGTACTAATTGGGATTCAAGATTTTTTAACCCAGAAAGTGATTTAGGATGGTATTATATAACAACTGCAGAAGAAGCTGCACTAGACGTTAATAGTGGTAATACTACAAGGACTATTATAAATAATTTGTTAACCTATGATTTTAATTTAGGAGAAAAGAATACGTTTAACTTATTAGGGGGTATTATCCAAGAACGTAATCAATATTATAACTTAAGAGCTAGAGGTGTTGGTTATGCATCAGGTACTATACCTCATTTAGAATACGCAGACAATAGAGATGCTTCTGAATATGAATCAGAAGAAACTTACAAATCTTATATCGCTAGATTCGATTATGCTTATGATGATAGGTATTTATTAACAGCAAATTTCCGTCAGGATAAATCTTCAAAATTTGCGCAAAGAAATAATACCGGTAATTATTATTCTGTATCTGGAGCTTGGAAAGTTCATAATGATTTTAATTTACCAGAGTGGTGGAATACCTTTAAAATTAGAGGAGGATATGGACAGTTGGGTAATAATACGATTGGTTTATATGAATTCGCTTTAAATCTTAACCCGTTTGCAAGTTATAATTTTGGAAACGAATTGGCTCCAGGAACAACAGTAGTGAAAATAGTGGACAATGATATAAAGTGGGAAGATACAGAATCGACTAATGTTGCTGCAGAATTTGGTATGTTAAATAATAGATTGCAATTTACTGCAGAATATTTCATGAAACAATCTACAGATTTGTTAGCAGATATTCCAATTCCATATTCTTCAGGTTCATTTCCAATTTTATTGACTACGAATGCCGGAACAGTTAGAAATACAGGATTAGAATTCACCTTAAGTTATGGTGATAGCAAAGAAAATTTCTCTTATCATATATCTGGTAATTTAGGAACTTTAAAAAATGAAATTTTAAAAATCGGAGTAGACGATACACCTATTTCTGCAGGAGTGAGTAGAACCGAAGTTGGTCGTTCTGCAGGAGAATTATATGTGTATGAAACAGAAGGATTATTTCAATCACAAGAAGAAATAGATAACCATGCTTTTCAATCTGGAGCAGCACCTGGAGATGTTAAATTTAGAGATGTAAATGGAGATGGACAAATTAGTGACGAAGATAGAACGTTTCAGGGTAATGTTATTCCTAAACTAAATTTTGGTTTAAACTTAAGCGCTAGTTATAAAAATTTAGATTTTTCTTGTTTTTTTCAAGGAGCAGCTGGTCATAAAATATACAACGGTACCTATCAAAACTTAATGTTGGGAGACTTAGTAAACAGCTCTACAGATATGTTGAATTATTGGACTCCAGAAAACACAAATACAAATATTCCACGACCTGTAATTGGCGATCCAAATGCTAACAACAGGGCTTCAGATAGATTTATTGAAGATGGGGACTATGTTAGACTTCAGAGTCTGGAATTAGGTTATAACATTCCAATAGGAACTAAGGTGTTTAAAAGAGCTCGAATTTTTGCATCAGGTCAAAACTTGTTTGTAATTACAGATTATAGTGGTTACGATCCGGACTTTATTAGTGATGGATTATTTAATAGAGGATTTGAATTTGGATCTTTCCCTAATCCAAGAACTTTTGCTATAGGTGTACAGTTAGACTTTTAA
- a CDS encoding arabinan endo-1,5-alpha-L-arabinosidase gives MKIRTLTFSTINTCFCFIFVMLLVFGCSSDTEDIEPESPKPDPELPETEVFPGPTYADDYSSMASWANRSKWNLANVHDPTVVKYGDYYYMYQTDASYGNAHDGHGHFHGRRSKNLVNWEYMGASMPNQPSWIKEELNTIRASYNLAPIENLQIGYWAPVVRKVGNVYRMYYSIVVDNFIGNGLPNSAANFDNTWTERAFIGMMETTDPSVNSSWEDKGMVVCSVSDKGNDWSRSSYTNDWNGYFKYNAIDPSYVITPEGEHWMFYGSWHSGIAGIQIDESTGKPLNTFDYKDESTWGTHIYTRTSGSRWQGSEGPEVIYNENTGYYYLFLAYDGLDVPYNTRVCRSENVTGPYKGIDGMNVTNGGDVYPIVTHPYKFNNHSGWVGFAHNAMFQNEETGDWFYSSQARLPENTGGNMYSNAIMMGHVREVSWTSDGWPVVSPERFANVPQTEITEENIVGTWEQITMNYEYRVMQTSKTIIFSKDGTIGGEVSGSWELNKQTNTIYINGDECKMFNAWDWEAAPRKLTIAYSGLTSEGKPIWAKKK, from the coding sequence ATGAAAATTAGAACCTTAACCTTCAGTACAATAAACACCTGTTTTTGTTTTATTTTTGTCATGCTTTTAGTTTTTGGTTGTTCCAGTGATACAGAAGATATTGAACCAGAATCTCCTAAACCAGATCCGGAATTACCTGAAACAGAGGTGTTTCCTGGGCCAACATACGCAGACGATTATTCTTCAATGGCATCTTGGGCAAATAGAAGCAAATGGAATTTGGCCAATGTACATGATCCAACAGTTGTAAAGTATGGCGATTACTATTATATGTATCAAACCGATGCGTCTTATGGTAATGCGCATGATGGGCATGGTCATTTTCATGGAAGACGCTCTAAAAATTTGGTAAATTGGGAATATATGGGAGCTTCAATGCCTAATCAACCTAGTTGGATAAAAGAAGAATTAAATACAATTAGAGCCAGTTACAATTTAGCCCCAATAGAAAATCTTCAAATTGGTTATTGGGCACCTGTTGTGCGTAAAGTAGGAAATGTATATCGTATGTATTACAGTATTGTTGTTGATAATTTTATTGGTAACGGACTTCCAAATTCTGCTGCAAATTTTGACAACACATGGACAGAACGCGCTTTTATTGGAATGATGGAAACTACAGACCCATCAGTGAATTCTTCATGGGAAGACAAAGGAATGGTTGTTTGTTCGGTTTCAGATAAAGGTAATGATTGGAGTCGTTCATCGTACACCAACGATTGGAATGGTTATTTTAAATATAATGCTATAGATCCTTCATATGTTATTACCCCAGAAGGAGAACATTGGATGTTTTATGGCTCTTGGCATAGTGGTATTGCAGGTATTCAAATTGATGAGAGTACAGGTAAACCTCTAAATACTTTTGATTATAAAGATGAATCTACTTGGGGAACTCATATTTATACACGTACAAGTGGATCAAGATGGCAAGGATCGGAAGGTCCAGAAGTTATTTATAATGAAAATACAGGTTATTATTATTTGTTTTTAGCCTATGATGGTCTTGATGTACCATATAATACAAGAGTTTGTAGGTCTGAAAATGTTACGGGACCATACAAAGGTATTGATGGGATGAATGTAACCAATGGTGGTGATGTTTATCCAATTGTAACACACCCCTATAAATTTAACAACCATTCAGGTTGGGTTGGGTTTGCTCACAATGCTATGTTTCAAAATGAAGAAACCGGAGATTGGTTTTATAGTTCACAAGCACGTTTACCTGAAAATACTGGTGGAAATATGTACAGTAATGCCATTATGATGGGGCATGTGCGCGAGGTTAGTTGGACGTCTGATGGATGGCCTGTTGTTTCGCCAGAACGTTTTGCTAACGTGCCGCAAACAGAAATTACTGAAGAAAATATTGTCGGTACTTGGGAACAAATCACCATGAACTACGAATATAGAGTGATGCAAACTTCTAAAACAATAATTTTTAGTAAAGACGGCACCATAGGCGGTGAAGTATCCGGTTCTTGGGAATTAAATAAGCAAACAAATACGATTTATATAAATGGAGACGAATGTAAAATGTTTAATGCTTGGGATTGGGAAGCAGCTCCTCGTAAATTAACAATAGCATATTCAGGTTTAACATCCGAGGGGAAACCAATTTGGGCTAAGAAAAAGTAA
- the fsa gene encoding fructose-6-phosphate aldolase encodes MKFFIDTANLEDIAEAQALGVLDGVTTNPSLMAKEGIMGADNILGHYTKICDIVEGDVSAEVISTDFEGMIKEGEELAALHPQIVVKLPLIADGIKACKYFSDKGIRTNVTLVFSAGQALLAAKAGATYVSPFIGRLDDISTDGLNLIAEIRQIYDNYGFETQILAASVRHTMHVIDCAKLGSDVMTGPLSSIKGLLKHPLTDIGLAKFLEDYKKGN; translated from the coding sequence ATGAAATTTTTTATTGATACAGCAAACCTTGAAGATATAGCTGAAGCACAAGCATTAGGTGTTTTAGACGGAGTAACAACAAACCCATCTTTAATGGCGAAAGAAGGCATTATGGGAGCTGATAATATTTTAGGACATTACACAAAAATATGTGATATTGTTGAAGGTGATGTTAGTGCCGAAGTAATTTCAACTGATTTTGAGGGCATGATTAAAGAAGGCGAAGAGCTTGCAGCTTTACACCCACAAATCGTGGTAAAACTACCTTTAATTGCCGATGGTATTAAAGCGTGTAAATACTTTTCAGATAAAGGCATTAGAACTAACGTGACTTTAGTATTCTCTGCTGGACAAGCTTTATTGGCAGCAAAAGCAGGTGCTACTTATGTGTCGCCTTTTATTGGAAGATTAGACGATATTTCTACAGACGGTTTAAACCTTATTGCAGAAATTAGACAGATTTACGATAATTACGGTTTCGAAACTCAAATTTTAGCAGCCTCAGTACGTCACACGATGCACGTTATTGATTGTGCAAAATTAGGATCTGATGTAATGACAGGACCATTATCATCTATTAAAGGTTTATTAAAACACCCTTTAACGGATATCGGTTTAGCGAAATTTTTAGAAGATTACAAAAAAGGGAATTAA